Proteins encoded in a region of the Perca fluviatilis chromosome 6, GENO_Pfluv_1.0, whole genome shotgun sequence genome:
- the LOC120561105 gene encoding uncharacterized protein LOC120561105 — protein sequence MGPGWDQDGTRMGPGWDKNGTRMGPGRDKNGTRMGPGRDKNGTRMGPGCEGSAESLSPTNVMHVKQQQSLCPTGVLLVSCWCPTGVLVFYWCPTGVLLVFYWCPTGVLLVFYWCPAGVLLVSCWCSTGVLLVSYWCPAGVLLVSCWCSTGVLLVSYWCSTGVLLVSCWCPAGVLLVSCWCSTGVLLVSYWCPAGVLLVSYWCSTGVLLVFYWCPTGVLLVSYWCSTGVLLVSCWCPTGVLLVFYCAAMWRQI from the exons ATGGGACCAGGATGGGACCAAGATGGGACCAGGATGGGACCAGGATGGGACAAGAATGGGACCAGGATGGGACCAGGACGGGACAAGAATGGGACCAGGATGGGACCAGGACGGGACAAGAATGGGACCAGGATGGGAC CAGGATGTGAGGGGTCTGCAGAGAGTTTGAGTCCCACCAATGTCATGCATGTAAAACAGCAGCAGTCCCTTTGTCCTACTGGTGTCCTGCTGGTGTCCTGCTGGTGTCCTACTGGTGTACTGGTGTTCTACTGGTGTCCTACTGGTGTCCTACTGGTGTTCTACTGGTGTCCTACTGGTGTTCTACTGGTGTTCTACTGGTGTCCTGCTGGTGTCCTGCTGGTGTCCTGCTGGTGTTCTACTGGTGTTCTACTGGTGTCCTACTGGTGTCCTGCTGGTGTCCTACTGGTGTCCTGCTGGTGTTCTACTGGTGTCCTGCTGGTGTCCTACTGGTGTTCTACTGGTGTTCTACTGGTGTCCTGCTGGTGTCCTGCTGGTGTCCTGCTGGTGTCCTGCTGGTGTTCTACTGGTGTTCTACTGGTGTCCTACTGGTGTCCTGCTGGTGTTCTGCTGGTGTCCTACTGGTGTTCTACTGGTGTCCTACTGGTGTTCTACTGGTGTCCTACTGGTGTCCTACTGGTGTCCTACTGGTGTTCTACTGGTGTCCTACTGGTGTCCTGCTGGTGCCCTACTGGTGTCCTGCTGGTGTTCTACTGCGCCgctatgt GGCGGCAGATTTAG